The genome window GCCGCCGGGTGGTGACGGCGTCCCAGCCCTCGGCCTCCGCCAGTTCCCGCGCGGCCGTCACGATCAGCCGCTCGCGTTCCGCTCGTTCGCGCTCCCGGCGCGTCTGGATCGTCATGCTCAAAAGCCTAGCAACGCTAGACAATCTGCCGATGCTCCATTAGTGTCGCTCTTGTCGCTAGCGCCGCTAGCTCATCTCGATGGGGGAGAAGAGACATGACCGTCACCGCGTACACACTGGCCGTCCTGCTCGACCTGTTCTGCGTGTTCCTCGGCTACCGCTTCTGGTTCCAGCCCGCATCCGCCGCGGCGGGCTACGGCGTCCCCGCCGACCCCCGCGGCGAAGCCGGTGCCTACCTGTCGGTCAAGGGGCTGAGGGACGGCACCTTCGGGCTGGCGGGCCTCGCGGTGCTGGCCTTCGCCGGTGCTCGTGCCGAGGCCTGGTTCATGGTCAGCGTGGCACTCGTCCCATTCCTCGACACGCTGATAGTCCTGCGCCACGGCGGCCCGAAGGCCGTGGCCTTCGGGATCCACTTCGCAACCGCCGTCGTTGTACTGATCAGTGCCGGCCTGCTCTTCGCCGTCTGATCACGCCGATACCGACACCAGGGGGTCACACATGTCGCTGTTCGTGCCGAAGTTCGAAGAGTCCGTGATCGTTCGCGAGGCCGAGGCCGAAGTCGTCGGTCGCGCGCCCACCACCATCCGTCTGCTCGCCGACAGCAGCGCGACCGGCGGCGCCCTGTCCACCCAGCGCGTCACCCTCAAGGGCGGCGCCGACGGGGCCAAGCCGCACTGGCACGACAACTCCGCCGAGATGTTCTTCCTGCTCGACGGCGCCGCGGACATCCTCTCCGGGGAGGACATCGTGACCGCCGGACCCGGCGACCTCGTCATCGTCCCGCCCGGAAAGCCGCACGCCTTCGCCGCCGTACCCGGTGCGGACGCCGACCTGCTGATCGTCATCACCCCGGGCGTCGAGCGCTTCGAGTACTTCCGTCACCTCCAGCGCATCGCCCTCGGCGAGGCCACCCCGGAGAGCCTGCTGGAGGTGCAGGACCTGTACGACAACCACTTCCTGCGCAGCGAGGCCTGGGAAGGGCGCCGAGGCTGAGGGGTGAGCGCCCTTCCCGGCGCGAGGCTGAGGGGCGGGCCCGGCAAACCGTTTCACGGCGACCGGTCCCCGCCCCATAGGATTGGGCCAAAGCACACACACTCACCCCAGAGGATCGCTGCATGCCTGGCATCACGCGCGAGGAGGTC of Streptomyces cynarae contains these proteins:
- a CDS encoding DUF4267 domain-containing protein, translated to MTVTAYTLAVLLDLFCVFLGYRFWFQPASAAAGYGVPADPRGEAGAYLSVKGLRDGTFGLAGLAVLAFAGARAEAWFMVSVALVPFLDTLIVLRHGGPKAVAFGIHFATAVVVLISAGLLFAV
- a CDS encoding cupin domain-containing protein; protein product: MSLFVPKFEESVIVREAEAEVVGRAPTTIRLLADSSATGGALSTQRVTLKGGADGAKPHWHDNSAEMFFLLDGAADILSGEDIVTAGPGDLVIVPPGKPHAFAAVPGADADLLIVITPGVERFEYFRHLQRIALGEATPESLLEVQDLYDNHFLRSEAWEGRRG